CCATGTCGCAGTTGGCGAAATTCATGATGATGACGTCGTAGGTGCCCTTTTCAATGATGGACACGGTTCTATCGGCGACTTCACCGGCGCTCATTTCAGGTTTCATATCATAGGTCGCGACTTTCGGCGACGGTATGAGCACGCGCTCCTCGAGCGGGAACGGCTCTTCCACCTGTCCGTTGAAGAAGAACGTGACATGCGCATATTTTTCCGTCTCCGCGATGCGCAGTTCTTTTATCGTATTATCGGCGAGCACCTGTGCGAGGATATTGGTCATAGGCTCGGGCGCATAGGCTACCGGCAGGGGGAGTTTTTCGTCATACTGCGTGAGGCAGACGTAATGCACCTTCGCCGTTCGTTTTCTGGCAAAGCCGTCGAGATCGGCGGCGGTTATCGCCTTTGTCATCTCGCGCGCACGGTCGGGCCGGAAGTTGAAGAAGATGACCGTGTCATTGTCATTGATAACGGCAACGGGCTTGCCGTCCTTCATTACCACCGACGGCAGACAGAATTCATCGTCCTTTCCCGCAGCGTAGGAGGTTTCCACCGCTTCCACGGCGCTTTTCACGGCGACGCCCTCACCGAGGAGATACGCGTTATACGCCTTCTCGACGCGTTCCCATCGATTGTCGCGGTCCATGCCGTAGTATCGCCCGCTTACCGTTGCGATCGCGCCGACGCCGATGGAAGCCATCGCGGATTCTACTTCTTTCAAGTAACCGACAGCCGACCGCGGGGGAACATCGCGTCCGTCGAGATTCGCATGAACAAAGACCTTGCGTACGCCGCTTTTTTTCGCCAATTGCAGGAAGGCCTTGATGTGGTCCATGTGGCTGTGTACGCCGCCGTCCGACACAAGCCCGATGAGATGGAGAGCGCTCTCGTTCTTAATCGCATTGGCAATGCCGGCAAGAAGCACTTTGTTCGTGAAAAAATCCCCGTCACGTATCGATTTTGAGACGCGTGTAAAGCTCTGATAAACGATGCGGCCGGCGCCAATATTGAGATGTCCCACTTCGCTGTTGCCCATCTGCCCTTCCGGGAGCCCGACCGCCTCGCCCGCGGACGCAAGCGATGTCTGTGCATGGTCCCTGAACAATGAATCGAGGAACGGCGTCCTGGCAGCGCGTATTGCATTACCCTCGACGCGGGATGAAAGCGCATATCCGTCCAATATAATGAGGGCTACGCGATTGGGCACACGATCTCCTTAAGGATGAAGGCGAATCAAAAGTGCCGGTATTATATCGCAGAACGCGTTGATGTCAAGGAAAAATCGCATACGTTTTCCTGATTTTTATTGACTTTTCCGAACGCATGCGGTACAATCCGGGCCACGTTCTGCGATGCGCCGGGATCGGCGATCATCATGCAACGGACAATACAACGCAAGGAGATACTCTCATGGTCAAGTTCAAGGATCTCGGCCTCGTCAATTCACGCGACTTGTTCGCCAAGGCGGTCAAGGGCGGCTATGCCATCCCCGCGTATAATTTCAACAATATGGAACAGATCCAGGCTATCGTTCAGGCATGTGCGGAAACGCAGTCGCCGGTGATACTGCAGGTATCGTCGGGCGCGCGCAAGTACGCCAATCAGACGATGCTCCGTTATATGGCACAGGGCGCTGTAGAATATGCGAAGGAACTGACCGCCGGAAAGGGAGTTCCCATCGTGCTCCACCTCGATCACGGCGATACGTTCGAGCTTTGCAAGAGCTGCATCGAATACGGATTCTCATCGGTCATGATAGACGGTTCGCATCACGCCTATGAAAAGAACGTCGAACTTACCAAGCAGGTCGTCGAATATGCGCACAAGCATGACGTAACGGTGGAAGGCGAGCTCGGCGTACTTGCCGGCGTCGAGGATGAAGTGTCCGCCGAAAAACATACCTATACGCAGCCTGAGGAAGTCGAGGATTT
The sequence above is a segment of the Spirochaetota bacterium genome. Coding sequences within it:
- the gpmI gene encoding 2,3-bisphosphoglycerate-independent phosphoglycerate mutase, translating into MPNRVALIILDGYALSSRVEGNAIRAARTPFLDSLFRDHAQTSLASAGEAVGLPEGQMGNSEVGHLNIGAGRIVYQSFTRVSKSIRDGDFFTNKVLLAGIANAIKNESALHLIGLVSDGGVHSHMDHIKAFLQLAKKSGVRKVFVHANLDGRDVPPRSAVGYLKEVESAMASIGVGAIATVSGRYYGMDRDNRWERVEKAYNAYLLGEGVAVKSAVEAVETSYAAGKDDEFCLPSVVMKDGKPVAVINDNDTVIFFNFRPDRAREMTKAITAADLDGFARKRTAKVHYVCLTQYDEKLPLPVAYAPEPMTNILAQVLADNTIKELRIAETEKYAHVTFFFNGQVEEPFPLEERVLIPSPKVATYDMKPEMSAGEVADRTVSIIEKGTYDVIIMNFANCDMVGHTGSMDAAVKAVEAVDVSVKKVVTAFLAAGGEVLLSADHGNSDEMLMEDGSVSTQHSTNPVPFILASNKKKYALRDGGGLADIAPTMLSLLGVGKPKEMTGHSLIK
- a CDS encoding class II fructose-bisphosphate aldolase; the encoded protein is MVKFKDLGLVNSRDLFAKAVKGGYAIPAYNFNNMEQIQAIVQACAETQSPVILQVSSGARKYANQTMLRYMAQGAVEYAKELTAGKGVPIVLHLDHGDTFELCKSCIEYGFSSVMIDGSHHAYEKNVELTKQVVEYAHKHDVTVEGELGVLAGVEDEVSAEKHTYTQPEEVEDFVKKTGVDSLAISIGTSHGAYKFKPGQKAEIRLDILAKIEKMIPGFPIVLHGSSSVPQDLVKVINQYGGKMPDAIGIPEEQLRAAAKSAVCKINIDSDGRIAMTAAIRKVFAEKPDEFDPRKYLGPARDALKELYKHKNTNVLGSAGKA